Proteins encoded by one window of Microplitis mediator isolate UGA2020A chromosome 1, iyMicMedi2.1, whole genome shotgun sequence:
- the LOC130664098 gene encoding A disintegrin and metalloproteinase with thrombospondin motifs like — protein MNAIFILCAVLEVLLQKVYLSEAQVNNVNRKHATQMKFPPDDIEPWLNPSDGVLATEKTPVYIVREDPNNVDNFVSTKLNRAMKEALAYLRQHKSFALSHQAQFVNVNQNPDDINRGSTKLPPIQMASSYPTIIYPRIIVIVDNELFKNVGYDIREIILYTLAYWNGVDLLFRNIESPKIRINIPAILIVECPTFYPKFHFAPDKIHGGDLMSQARRLLNDNHFPIDSYDMIALLISNELYTDTEWVAGLAGLGKPLSCVVRDWGHFMSIRVMAHEVGHLLGIDHDGTQNTKCPESDYAIMAVSGYIGPKFFEWSNCSLDQLTEELENKNLYNKIDVQGAAVPRILPGKLTDLDEQCIRRSGNNTKAMNEEGNCKTLTCQAKPGNVDPNYKRTWELGPIDGSYCGQGKICLLRKCVKIS, from the exons ATGAACGCAATATTTATTCTCTGTGCAGTTCTTGAAGTTCTGTTGCAAaag GTTTATTTATCTGAAGCCCAAGTAAATAATGTTAATAGAAAACATGCTACTCAAATGAAATTTCCTCCCGATGACATTGAGCCATGGCTTAATCCGTCTGATGGAGTTTTAGCAACGGAAAAAACTCCTGTTTATATTGTAAGAGAAGATCCAAATAATGTTGATAACTTTGTTAGTACGAAGCTTAATAGA gCCATGAAAGAAGCTCTTGCGTACTTGCGTCAACATAAATCTTTTGCGTTATCTCATCAAGCACAG tttgtAAATGTAAATCAAAATCCTGACGACATAAACAGGGGATCGACTAAATTAC CACCAATTCAGATGGCATCATCATATCCTACTATAATATATCCTAGGATTATTGTAATTGTTgacaatgaattatttaaaaatgtgggCTATGACATACgtgaaattatattatatactttAGCATATTGGAATGGCGTCGACTTATTATTTCGAAATATCGAGAGTCCAAAAATTAGAATCAATATTCCAGCGATTCTTATAGTTgag tgcCCAACTTTCTATCCAAAATTTCACTTCGCACCGGATAAAATTCATGGTGGTGACTTAATGAGCCAAGCGAGGAGGTTGTTGAATGACAACCATTTTCCAATTGATAGTTACGATATGATTGCTTTACTGATATC CAATGAATTGTACACTGACACAGAATGGGTGGCAGGCTTGGCAGGTTTAGGAAAACCTTTGTCATGTGTTGTTCGCGATTGGGGACATTTTATGAGTATTCGTGTTATGGCTCATGAAGTAGGACATCT GCTTGGTATTGATCATGATGGCACCCAAAATACAAAATGTCCAGAAAGTGATTATGCTATTATGGCAGTCAGCGGTTATATAGGACCTAAATTCTTTGAATGGTCAAACTGCTCTTTAGATCAATTAACTGAAGAATTGGAAAA taaaaatttatataacaaaATCGATGTGCAAGGTGCGGCAGTTCCGAGAATATTACCTGGAAAATTGACGGATTTGGATGAACAGTGTATTCGCAGAAGTGGAAACAACACAAAAGCTATGAATGAAGAGGGTAATTGCAAAACACTCACTTGTCAAGCAAAGCCAGGTAATGTTGACCCTAATTACAAGCGTACGTGGGAATTAGGGCCAATCGACGGGTCTTACTGTGGCCAAGGTAAAATCTGTCTTCTTAGAAAATGTGTGAAAATCTCATAA